From Geotalea uraniireducens Rf4:
CCGATAACCGGGCAAGAGAAATTCAAGCATCTCTTTGAACTTGTTCAGGAAAATCCGTGTTTCCTCATATTTCAGCACGTAATCGCGTACATTCGGATTGAGACCGGAAAATTCCTTCAGTTCAGGCACAAAATAGGGATTCGGCAAAAAACGTACGTCCATAACCAGATCCGATTCGAGGGGGATGCCGTATCGGTAACCAAAAGACTGGAGATGGATCGTCATCTCCCTACCACCATGGTTCCCCTTGACATGTGAGATAACCAGTTCCCTCAACTGATGGACGTTCAGTTCGGAAGTATCGATTATCATGGTCGCAAGTCTGCGCAACCCTGCCAGTTGTTCGCGCTCGTAACGTATCCCCTCCGGCACGGAACCACTCTCCATGGCTGGATGACGGCGCCGGGTTTCTGAAAAACGGCGGATGAGCACCTCATCGGTGGCATCGAAAAAAAGAATCTCGACGAAATGTCCGGCTTCGCTTATTTCCTGAAAAACCTTTTCATACCCTGCATGAAAATCCCGGCCTCGAATATCCATTACCAGCGCCACGTCGCGCACCCGCTCCTTTGCCTTGTCAACAAGCTCGACAAAGGTAGGAAAGAGCATTACTGGCAGATTGTCCTGGCAAAAGAAACCTTCGTCTTCCAGAGCGCGCACCGCCGTGGACTTCCCGGAACCGGAAAGGCCAGTGATAATAAGGATTCGCAACTTATTCCACCTCGTTTCCCAAAGGACGGACTTCCATACGCGCAAGCAGCCTTTCATGGAAATCCCGGGCAGAATAATATCCCATTCCTTTAAGCAGGAAATTCCTGGCCGCCACTTCTATTATTGAGGTAAGGTTTCGTCCAGGCCGGACCGGGATCTTCAGATGGGGAAGTTCGACTCCGAGAATGGCGTAAACCTGGTCGTCAATTCCAAGACGTTCGTACTCCTGGTCAGGGTCCCATTCCACAAGTTCCAGAACCATATCGATAATTTTTTTTTCTCGGATGGAAGAAACACCGTAGAGATCCTTGACATTTATAATACCTAGCCCGCGGATTTCCATGTGGTATTGAATCGTCTCTCCAGCCTGTCCCACCAATGCAGCAGGCATTTTTTTCTTGATATGGATAATGTCGTCGGCAACGAGGCGGTGACCGCGAATTACCAGGTCAAGGGCACACTCGCTTTTACCGATGCCGCTTTTACCGAGAAGAAGCACTCCCACTCCGAGCACATCAACCAGAACGCCGTGAATGTGGGTGGTGGGAAGAAGGCTTTCCTCCATGAACTTGGTAATCAGGGAAATAAATGTGGACGACTGGTGAGGAGTCCCCAGCAGCGGGATTCCAGCCTCCTCGGCAGCTTTTTTCAAAAAAGCGGGAGGGACCAACCCTTTGGTGATGATAAAACAGGAGATGGGAAAGGAACAGAGTTTGCCTATATGCAAGGCAGCCAGATCTTCGGGGATCTGCCTCAGGTACGATATTTCCGTATTGCCGAGCACCTGTACCCGATCCGGGTGCAGGTGCTCGGTATAACCGGTAAGAGCCAGACCCGGTTTCTGAATGCGTGAGCTGTAGAGCCGGTGTGAAAGCCCACTTTCACCCGCGATCAGATTGAGATCAAGGCCATATGCCTGATCTTCAAGCAGGTCTTTGATGGAAAGGCTGATCGTGTTCAATAGCAGCTGTCCTGTTCTCTGATTACATTGTAAATAGCGGCGGCATCCGCAGCATCCAAAAGCCTCTTACGGGTTGCAGGGTCTTTCAGGATTCTGGAGATCCGTGCCAACATTTTCAGATGTATCCCAACAGCCTCGTCAGGAGCGACCAGGAGAAAAAACAGTTGCGCAGGTCGGCCGTCAAGTGAATTGAAATCTACCCCAGCCAGGCTGCGGCCAAAGACAAGCACAAGCTCTTTGGCGTTCTTGACCTTGCCGTGTGGAATTGCAACGCCATCTCCAATGCCGGTGCTCCCGAGCCTTTCACGTTCCTGCAGAATCTTGCAAAGTTCCGCGCGATTGAGCCCCGGATTGCGTTCTTCCACCTTTGCAGCAAGCTCGGCGAGAACTTGATCTTTCTGATCGGAGGTGAGGTCGGGAATGATATCTTCCGGCTGCAGAAAGCCGATAATATTGATCCTCCCCACGACTGCGGCTACTCTTTATTCGGTTCTATGAGGCCGTAATTGCCATCCTTACGGCGATAGATAACGTTGATGTTTTCTGTAGCAGCCTCTGTATAGACCAGAAAATCCTTGTGCAGGAGATCCATCTGCATAACCGCCTCTTCCACGGACATGGGCTTGAGGGAAAAGGTCTTGGTTCTGATGATGACCGGTTCTCTCTGCTGTTCGATACTTTCAGCCTCGACGATACTTTTCTGAACCAGACGCTCGCGGGTGTCAGTAGCCGGCTTATGGGCCTTGATCCGCTCCTTGTAACGCCGCAGTTGCCGCTCGATTTTATCTACCACCGCATCGACCGCTGCATACATGTCGTTGGTCTCTTCCGAAGCCTTCATGGTAATTCCCTTGGCTGTAATGGTCACCTCCGCACTATGGCGGATTTTCTCCACAGTCAGGAAGACTTGGGCCACGATCGGCTCATCAATATATTTTTTGACCCTTTCCAGTTTTTCCTCAGCGTAGCTTTTAAGGGGATCACTCGGCTCCATGTGTCTGAATGTTGTTGTTATCTGCATACTATTTACCTCCCGTCGTTTATTGTAAGCTCAAGGCCCATCGTTCTGTTGCCGATGAGCAGAAAGCATCCGGCTGTCTTGCCGTTAAAAGTGTTTTTTCCGCTCTGAAGACGAACCGATTCGCAGCATCTCCCGATACTTGGTCACGGTGCGCTGCGCAATGTTGATGTTATGTGCTGAGAGCAACTCGGCCAGGCGCTGATCGCTATAAGGCTTGCGCTGATCTTCGGCATCCACGATCTCCTTGATCTTGTTCTTGACGCTTTCCGAAGCTATGAAATCGCCTTCATTGGTAGATATGCCGCTGTTAAAGAAGTATTTAAGTTCATACAGTCCCTGTGGCGTCTGCATGTACTTATTGGTGGTGACGCGGCTGATGGTCGACTCGTGCATGCCGATATCCTCGGCAATATCCCGCAACACCAGGGGCTTCAAATATTCGATCCCACGGTCCAGAAAATCCCGCTGGAATTTCACGAGGCTCTTGGCCACCTTGTAGACCGTCCGTTGCCGCTGCTGGATGCTCTTGATAAGCCACATGGCGGAACGCATCTTGTCGTTTATGTATTCTTCAGCCTTGGGATCAGCCTGCGCGCCTGTTTTGCCTTCGCCGGCATAGAGCGGGTTGATCCTCAAATTGGGCATGCCCTCGTCATTGAGCACCACCACATACTCTTCACCGATCTTATAGACGAAAATGTCCGCAGATATGTACTGGACGTCATCCTGGCCAAACATCCGCCCCGGGTTCGGGTCCAGATTGGCGATGATCCGTGTTGCCGTCAGAATGTCGTTGACATCGACTCCCAGAGCCCTGGCCGCCTGTTTGTATTTGCGTGACTCAAGGTCTTTCAGATGATCGGTCAGCACAGCTTCAACCAAACTCCCACCCATGCCGAGCGCCTTGACCTGAATCAGGAGACACTCGCGCAGATCCCGTGCCGCAACACCTGACGGATCAAACTCCTGAATACGCTTGAGCACCGCCTCAACGAAAGGCTCTTCCACCTGGCAGGCAAACGCAACATCTGCAAGAGAAGCCCGGAAGTAACCGTCATCATCAACGTTACCGATTATTTCCGTACCGACTTTCATCTCGTCATCGGTAAGTTTGGTAAGGCTCAACTGCCACATGAGATGGTCAACAAGCGTACTCTTCTTGGTCAGAAGATTTTCAAAAGAAGGTCGCTCTTCGTCATCATAATACTGTTCACCGGCCGTATAGTTGTAACCGTCAAGATAGGATTCCCAGTCCATCTCGCGCGTTTCTTCGCCAGCCGTGACCTCCTGGAATTCCGTAGCAGGAACTTCAGGCTCAACTTCCTTTTCACTCAACTCGAGCTGTTCCGTCTCCTTGATCTCTTCAAGTTCCGGCACCTCATCGAGTAACGGATTCTCTTCAAGCTCCTGTCGCACCACGTCCTGGAGTTCCAACCGTGAAAGTTGAAGGAGCTTGATAGCCTGCTGCAACTGGGGGGTCATCACCAGTTGCTGGCTCAGCTTCATCTGTTGGCGCATTTCAATTGCCATAAGCAGTTACACCTTTGCAACACAATTAATTATAAAGTGCCACGGTTAATGTTCAATGTTCGGGTTGTAGAAGAAATGCCGTCCGTCAAAGCATCCCGAATTACAGCCGGAATTTCTCGCCCAGATAAATCTCCCGCGCCTTCCTGCTCTCCGCTATCTGCACAGGATCACCGAATTCGAGGACTTCTCCTGCATTGAGGATATATGCTTTGTCACATACGCCCAGGGTTTCCCGCACATTGTGGTCGGAAATGAGCACGCCGAGCCCCTTGTTCTTCAAGTCTGTGATAATACCCTGGATATCGATCACCGCTAAAGGGTCAATTCCGGCAAACGGCTCGTCGAGCAGGATGAAAGCAGGATCAGTCGCAAGCGCCCTGGCAATTTCGACCCTGCGGCGTTCACCGCCGGAAAGGGCAAAACCCTTGCTCCGGGCAATATGGGTTATCCTGAACTCGGCTAGAAGCTCTTCCACCCGCTCCCGACAACGGCTTCTCGACAATTTCATGGTTTCGAGGACTGCCATCAGGTTTTCCTCAACCGTTAATTTACGAAAAACCGAAGGCTCCTGGGGAAGATAGCTTATCCCCTTCCGCGCCCGCAGATACATGGGGAGGTCGGTAATGGCATCCCCATCCAGATAAACAGCGCCGCTATCCGGGCGGCAGAGTCCGACCACCATGTAAAAAGTAGTCGTCTTTCCCGCCCCGTTCGGCCCCAAGAGGCCGATCACTTCACCGGACGAAACTTTGAGGTCAACGCTGTTGACAACCATCCGCCGGTTGAAACTCTTCTTCAGCTCTCTTGTATAAAGGGTTCTTTCAGGGTTTAGCGCTGCCATCTTTTCCCTTGTCCATGGGATGTATGACCGCCTCAACCCGCGCGTCCCCCCCACCGGTGACAACACTCTTCTGCTCATCCACGAAGTAGGTAATCACCTTGCCTGAAACAACGTCATCCCCCTGGTATACCTTGGGAGATGTATCGAGAACTATCTTCCCCGCTTTATTCTCATAGAGGGCGTGGCCTGCCAAGGCCTGACGGTTTCCCTGCACGACCCGCACATTGCCGAAAGCCTCAACTTTTTCAACATCTTTATCTTTTTCCGAATAGTTGATAACCAGCTTATCGGAGTAGATGGTCATATCTCCCTGCCGTGCCGAAACCTTCCCGACAAACGTGGCAGTTCTGTTATTGTTATCGGTAAAAAGCTCGTTTGATTTAATTTTAATCGGTTGAGCATTTCGATCCCCGCCGGATTTTCCTGCGGCAAGCACCACACCGGCAAGCGTCAGGCTGAGAACGATGGCAAGAATACATTTTTTTATCACTTGTTGATTCCTGTCCTCACGCTTGCAGTAACGTCCTTCATTATCTTCAGGTTCTTCGTTACCGTCATCAGCTCCATACCGACGCCGTCCAGGTCCAATTGTCCATCGCTGAATCTTACCCTGCCTGCAGTCTTGATCATGGAACGGTTTGCCATATAAATCGCGATTTCAGTGGTAAATCGCATCCCGGATACGCTTTTTGCCTCAACGTTGCCCACAAGCTTCACATCTTTTGATTTGCTGTCATAATCAGCCCGGTCGGCTGTCAGGGTAATATCCCCCATTTTACCGCCGGCAGCAACAAGCAGACGGACACCGGTCAGGTGAATAATCTCGCTCTTCCTATCGAATACGGCCTGATCGGCAAGAAGATCCCACTTTTTCACCCCGGCCTTCGTTTCTGTGTAGTGAATTTTCTGCAGGGCCACATCAACATTCCCGGGAAGCCGACTAAGTGTCTCGGCCGGGGTCTTGCCCTGCTGAACTTTCAACGTTATTGCAACGACTACCGAAATAGCGGACAAAATAATGACTAACGCCAGGAATCGCCTGATATTATTGAGTTTCAGCATAATTTTAAGGGGAGTATAGCATCATAAAAAAGGGCTGTAAAGCGCTTTCTGGCGGGCAATTTAAATTTTGGCATGGAGATTGAAGAAGGGAGGACATCATCTGTAAACATGATCGGCCGATAAACAAAAACAGATGACTGATTTAAGAGAATATCCCTACGAATAATACCGAGCGGTAACCGTTTCCCAGGCTCCCTGTTCCTTGAGCAGCAGATCGCACACTTCCCGCACGGCGCCCCAGCCGCCACGATTTCTGGTCACAAAGTGGACGTGGGGTAACACATCCGGTACGGCATCGGCCGGAGCCGCGGCAAACCCCACCCGGCGCATGATAGGGATATCGATAATATCATCGCCGACAAAGGCGACCTGGGAATCGTCAAGCCCGGTCTCTGCCAAAATCTTCGTGTACGGCGTCAGTTTATCCAGACATTTCTGGTAAAGACAGGCAATCCCCAATTCAGCGGCCCGATTGACCACCACCTGGGACCCCCGGCCGGAAATAATCCCAACCTCAATCCCTGCCCGCTGCACCATTTTAATGCCGTGACCGTCCTTGACGTTGAAAAACTTGCTCTCCACGCCGTTTGAGTCGAAGATGATACGGCCGTCGGTCATGACCCCATCCACATCGAGGATAAGCAGTTTTATGTTGCTAAGTCGTTCTTTCACGCGTTCCCCTTCACCATTCACCAACCGACCATCGACCATCGACCATCGACCATCGACCATCGACCATCGACCATCGACCATCGACCGTCTCTAAGCTATCCCCGCCTTCAACAGGTCGTGAAGATGGATTATCCCCACCGGCCTGAAACTGCTGTCATTCTCGAAGACGAACAGCGAGGTAATGGAAAACTGCTCCATTTGCTGTAGCGCCTTGGCAGCCAACTCTGAGCGGTTAATCCGCTTCGGTTTCATCGACATGAGGTCAGAAGCGGGAAGGTTGATGATATCCATGCCCTTCTCCAGCGCCCGGCGAAGATCTCCGTCGGTAATGACCCCGAGGAGGGCGCCGTCCGCGCCGGTAACCCCGGTTATCCCCAACCCCTTGGAAGTAATGACGAACAACGCCTCGCGCATCAGCGTGCCGGCACTCACCAACGGTATCGCCTCCCCGCCGTGCATCATGTCCTCGACCGTGAGAATAAGTTTTTTTCCCAAGGCCCCGCCAGGGTGGAAAAGGGCAAAGTCCTCCGCATTGAAACCGCGCTCCAGGAGAAGCGCTACGGAAAGGGCATCCCCCATGGCCAAGGTGGCCGTGGTCGAAGCGGTCGGGGCCAATCCCAACGGACACGCCTCTTCTTTCACGGAAATATCGAGGAATACGTCGCCGGCCTTTGCCAGGTTGGAAGACGGATTGCCGGTCATGGCAACCAGGCTCGCCCCGAGGCGTTTGATGATCGGCAGGATGCGGACCACCTCTTCGGTTTCGCCGCTGTTTGAGATGGCGATCACCACATCACCCTTCATGATCATGCCAAGGTCACCGTGGATACCCTCCGCAGGATGGAGGAAAAATGCCGGCGTACCGGTAGATGCCATGGTGGACGCAATTTTCTGGCCGATCAACCCTGACTTCCCCATTCCTGTAACAACCACCCGGCCGCGGGAAGCAAGGATCAGGCGCACCGCCTTTTCGAACTCGCCGTTGATGGCATCAGCGAGGGAAAGGAGCGCCTCCGCCTCGATACGTATTACCTTTTTCGCTTCTTCAAGAATCACAAATACTCCGTGACCGGGGATCGGGGATCGGTAAAATCCAGTTCCCAGTTCCCAGTTCCCAGTTCCCAGTTCCCAGTTCCCAGTTCCCAGTTCCCAGTTCCCAGTTCCCAGTTCCCAGTTCCCAGTTCCCAGTTCCCAGTTCCCAGTTCCCAGTTCCCAGTTCCCAGTTCCCAGGTTATAACGTAGAACTTAGAACATAGAACCCAGAACAGTCTATTTCACTATGGCATCAATAGCCTTCAGTTTCTTCAACAGCGCGGGCAGATCTTCAAGCTTCACCGAGTTCGGACCGTCGCAGAGGGCCTTTTCCGGGTCGTCGTGGACTTCCATGAAGATTCCGTCGATCCCGGTTGCAACCGCAGCCCGGCCGAGGTATTCGACGAACTCGCGCTGCCCGCCGGAGGAGCCGCCGAGGCCGCCGGGAAGCTGAACGCTGTGGGTCGCGTCAAAGACCACCGGATAGCCGATTTTCCGCAAAATTGGGAAGCTGCGCATATCGGACACCAGGTTGTTATATCCGAACGACACCCCCCGTTCCGTCAGGATTATATTGTCGTTACCGGTTGAAACGGCCTTGCCTGCCACATTTTCCATGTCCCAGGGAGCGAGAAACTGTCCCTTCTTGATATTCACCACCTTGCCGCTTCGCGCAGCAGCCACAACCAGATCGGTCTGCCGGCAGAGAAAAGCCGGTATCTGTACAACATCGAGCACCTCGGCTGCCGGCTCCACCTGCTCTATGGAATGGATGTCGGACAGCACCGGCACACCGAGAGCTTCTTTCACCTTTTTGAGGATCTTGAGCCCATCCTTCATTCCCGGCCCGCGAAACGAATTGACCGAGGTACGGTTAGCCTTGTCGTAGGAAGCCTTGAATATGAGGGGAATCGAAACCCCGTTGCAGATGGTCATGAGCCGCTCAGCGCAGCGCATGGTTGCCACCTCATTTTCAATCACGCACGGCCCGGCAATGAGTACCAGCGGCCGGTCGCCGCCTATCTTGACATTGCCGACGCTTATTTCTTTTACCATGTTTATTTCCTTTAAAAGCTGGGATCAGGGATCGGGGATTGGGGATCAGGAAAAGCGTTTTAAAACGGTTCCCAGTTCCCAGTTCCCAGTTCCCAGTTCCCAGTTCCCAGTTCCCAGTTCCCAGTTCCCAGTTCACGCCTTTATATTATGCAGCGCCGCAGCAATGAAGGCCCTGAAGAGTGGGTGCGGATTGAGCGGCTTGGATTTAAACTCCGGGTGGAACTGGCAACCGACGAACCACGGGTGATCGGGTATCTCCACAATCTCCACCAGATCCCCCTCCTTGTAAATACCGGAAAGAATCAGTCCGTTTGAGACAAGGAGGTCACGGTAATCATTGTTGAATTCGTAGCGATGGCGGTGGCGCTCGGATATATCAAGAGTCCCGTAAGCCTTTTGGGCGAACGATCCCTTGGCAAGGGTGCAGGGATAAGCGCCGAGGCGCATGGTGCCGCCTTTGCGGCTGACGCCTTTCTGTTCCTCCATAAGATGGATGATCGGGTTCGCGCAATCCTGCTTGAATTCGCTTGAAAAGGCATCATCCAAGTGGCAGACGTTCCGGGCGTATTCCACGACCGCCATCTGCATTCCCAGACAGATGCCGAAAAAGGGGATTTTCCTGGTTCGGGCATACTCTATCGCCTTTATCTTCCCCTCAGTACCCCGTTCGCCAAAGCCACCCGGCACAAGGATGCCGTCAACCCCGTCCAACAAGCCATCAATCCCTTCCTGTTCGATTTTTTCCGAATCCAGGTAGCTCAGATGGACCCGGCAATCGTTGGCAATGCCACCGTGGGTAAGAGCCTCTGCCAATGATTTATACGACTCGGTCAGGTTTACGTATTTACCGACGATGGCGATACGCACCTTGCCGTGACCGGGGTGCATCAGTTTATCGACCACTTGCTGCCAGGGGGTCAAATCCGGTGCCTTGGCCCAGATGTTGAGTTTCTCCACCACCTGTTCGTCAAGTCCCTCCTTATGCAGCGCCAGAGGCACCGCATAAATGTGTTCGGCGTCCATGGAGGTAATTACCGCCTTTTCCTCCACATTGCAGAACAGTGCGATCTTTGCCTTCATCTCCCGGGGGAGATCCTGCTCACAACGGCAGAGAAGGATATCCGGCTGAATGCCGATCTCCCGCAATTCTTTCACCGAATGCTGGGTCGGCTTGGTTTTCAGTTCGTCGGCAGTCTTGATGAAAGGAACGAGGGTAACATGCAGGTAGAGGACGTTACCGGCGCCACGGTCGGCCTTGAACTGGCGTATCGCTTCGAGAAAAGGTAGCGACTCAATGTCACCCACGGTCCCGCCTATCTCGATAATAGCGATGTCCGATCCTTTGGCGTTATCGAGTATCTTGGATTTTATCTCGTCGGTAATATGGGGGATTACCTGCACGGTGCCCCCCAGATAATCGCCGCGACGCTCCTTCTCGATCACGGAAAAATATACCTGGCCGGTGGTAAAGTTGCTCTTTTTCGAAAGGCGTGCCGAGGTGTACCGCTCGTAATGGCCCAGATCCAGGTCGGTTTCGGCGCCGTCATCGGTAACAAACACTTCACCATGCTGAAACGGCGACATGGTGCCGGGATCGACGTTGATGTAAGGATCCAGTTTCTGATGGGTAACCCGCAGACCGCGGGCCTCCAAAAGCGCTCCCAAAGAAGCGGCGGCGAGTCCCTTGCCAATGGAGGAAACAACGCCGCCGGTAACAAAAATAAATTTGGTCTTCATGTAAAAACTCCTTACCTTAAGTAGTAACTAGTGAGTCGTGAAGTGTAAAAATCGGACTACCCACCACTTACTCTTCACTGCTCACTACTTTTTAAGTCTCTCCAACACCTTCTCCAGGTCGCCGGGAGTATCGACCCCTATGGATTCATAATCGGTCTCCACGACCTTGATTCTATAACCGTTTTCCAGAACCCGGAGCTGCTCCAGCTTTTCCGCCATTTCCAGGTAAGTGGGTGACATCTGGGCGAATTGGAGGAGGAAGTCGCGACGGTAAACATACAGTCCCACGTGCTTGTAGCAGAGCAGTTTACGCGAGGCAAACGCCTCGTCCTTCAGATCATTCCACTTGTCGCGGAAATTGGGTAGCGGTGAACGGGAAAAATAAAGGGCATACCCTTCCCAGTCGGTAACCACCTTGACCACATTGGGGCTGAGAAAATCGTGCAAGGTCTTGATGCGTGTTTTGAGGGTCCCCATCATGACAGAAGAATCCTCGGCGAGCGGTTTGATCGCCTCATCGATCATGGCAGGCTCAATGAGGGGCTCGTCGCCCTGAACATTGACGATGATGTCGGAATCGAGACGCGCCGCCACTTCGGCCAGCCTGTCCGTCCCGGTTTCATGCACCCTTGAGGTCATCTCGGCCCTGCCGCCGAATGCATGGACAGCTGCGGCAATCCGCTCGTCGTCAGTGGCCACGATTACTTCGGAAACCAGCGAGGCTTTGGCGGTCCGCTCGTAGACATGTTGCACCATGGGCTTGCCCATGATGTCGGCAAGGGCTTTCCCTTCAAAACGGGTGGATGCATATCTTGCGGGAATAATTGCTGTTATTTTCATAGGATCAAGGGACCGTGAAAAAAGATAAAAATAGATATGTCCCTTCTCTCGTAAGGCGGGACAAAGTAAGTTACATCAAAAGAAAGGTTTGTGTCAAGGAGGGAAATTACACCATGTCTGTCAGGCTGTTGGTCCAGTTAATCGTCTCCATCTGCGCTCTGAGGAGGTGGTCAAGATGGATATCGGTCTGTTTCAACAGCAGATCGGCGCCGGCAAAATCTGCCTGCTCCAGCTTTTCCGTCAATTGCAGAATCATACCGAGCGGTCCTTCCCTGGTGAGGAGCGCCTGACGTATGTCATCGGCAAGATTAAGTTGCCTGACCATCTCCTCCATGGACACTTCGAACAATGAATCGACAAGTGAAAGAATGCCGGTCATGAAAGCGCGGTCGGAAAAGTCCGGGTCAACAATAAGGGTCGGCTGTTTTTTAACCAGCAATTCCATAAGCTTACCCCGTGTTGCCGCAATCACCAGAAGCGGGCTGAAAACACCATGAACACTCTTGCTGGCAAAAAGCGCCAGCATGATCCATCGCTTCAATTGTTGCAATCCCAGCACCATTAAGGCATGGCGCAATGTTTTGATCCGCTCCCTCAACCCTAT
This genomic window contains:
- the lptC gene encoding LPS export ABC transporter periplasmic protein LptC; the encoded protein is MLKLNNIRRFLALVIILSAISVVVAITLKVQQGKTPAETLSRLPGNVDVALQKIHYTETKAGVKKWDLLADQAVFDRKSEIIHLTGVRLLVAAGGKMGDITLTADRADYDSKSKDVKLVGNVEAKSVSGMRFTTEIAIYMANRSMIKTAGRVRFSDGQLDLDGVGMELMTVTKNLKIMKDVTASVRTGINK
- the hprK gene encoding HPr(Ser) kinase/phosphatase gives rise to the protein MNTISLSIKDLLEDQAYGLDLNLIAGESGLSHRLYSSRIQKPGLALTGYTEHLHPDRVQVLGNTEISYLRQIPEDLAALHIGKLCSFPISCFIITKGLVPPAFLKKAAEEAGIPLLGTPHQSSTFISLITKFMEESLLPTTHIHGVLVDVLGVGVLLLGKSGIGKSECALDLVIRGHRLVADDIIHIKKKMPAALVGQAGETIQYHMEIRGLGIINVKDLYGVSSIREKKIIDMVLELVEWDPDQEYERLGIDDQVYAILGVELPHLKIPVRPGRNLTSIIEVAARNFLLKGMGYYSARDFHERLLARMEVRPLGNEVE
- a CDS encoding KdsC family phosphatase, encoding MKERLSNIKLLILDVDGVMTDGRIIFDSNGVESKFFNVKDGHGIKMVQRAGIEVGIISGRGSQVVVNRAAELGIACLYQKCLDKLTPYTKILAETGLDDSQVAFVGDDIIDIPIMRRVGFAAAPADAVPDVLPHVHFVTRNRGGWGAVREVCDLLLKEQGAWETVTARYYS
- the lptB gene encoding LPS export ABC transporter ATP-binding protein: MAALNPERTLYTRELKKSFNRRMVVNSVDLKVSSGEVIGLLGPNGAGKTTTFYMVVGLCRPDSGAVYLDGDAITDLPMYLRARKGISYLPQEPSVFRKLTVEENLMAVLETMKLSRSRCRERVEELLAEFRITHIARSKGFALSGGERRRVEIARALATDPAFILLDEPFAGIDPLAVIDIQGIITDLKNKGLGVLISDHNVRETLGVCDKAYILNAGEVLEFGDPVQIAESRKAREIYLGEKFRL
- a CDS encoding PTS sugar transporter subunit IIA, with the protein product MGRINIIGFLQPEDIIPDLTSDQKDQVLAELAAKVEERNPGLNRAELCKILQERERLGSTGIGDGVAIPHGKVKNAKELVLVFGRSLAGVDFNSLDGRPAQLFFLLVAPDEAVGIHLKMLARISRILKDPATRKRLLDAADAAAIYNVIREQDSCY
- a CDS encoding KpsF/GutQ family sugar-phosphate isomerase → MILEEAKKVIRIEAEALLSLADAINGEFEKAVRLILASRGRVVVTGMGKSGLIGQKIASTMASTGTPAFFLHPAEGIHGDLGMIMKGDVVIAISNSGETEEVVRILPIIKRLGASLVAMTGNPSSNLAKAGDVFLDISVKEEACPLGLAPTASTTATLAMGDALSVALLLERGFNAEDFALFHPGGALGKKLILTVEDMMHGGEAIPLVSAGTLMREALFVITSKGLGITGVTGADGALLGVITDGDLRRALEKGMDIINLPASDLMSMKPKRINRSELAAKALQQMEQFSITSLFVFENDSSFRPVGIIHLHDLLKAGIA
- the lptA gene encoding lipopolysaccharide transport periplasmic protein LptA, encoding MIKKCILAIVLSLTLAGVVLAAGKSGGDRNAQPIKIKSNELFTDNNNRTATFVGKVSARQGDMTIYSDKLVINYSEKDKDVEKVEAFGNVRVVQGNRQALAGHALYENKAGKIVLDTSPKVYQGDDVVSGKVITYFVDEQKSVVTGGGDARVEAVIHPMDKGKDGSAKP
- the rpoN gene encoding RNA polymerase factor sigma-54, producing MAIEMRQQMKLSQQLVMTPQLQQAIKLLQLSRLELQDVVRQELEENPLLDEVPELEEIKETEQLELSEKEVEPEVPATEFQEVTAGEETREMDWESYLDGYNYTAGEQYYDDEERPSFENLLTKKSTLVDHLMWQLSLTKLTDDEMKVGTEIIGNVDDDGYFRASLADVAFACQVEEPFVEAVLKRIQEFDPSGVAARDLRECLLIQVKALGMGGSLVEAVLTDHLKDLESRKYKQAARALGVDVNDILTATRIIANLDPNPGRMFGQDDVQYISADIFVYKIGEEYVVVLNDEGMPNLRINPLYAGEGKTGAQADPKAEEYINDKMRSAMWLIKSIQQRQRTVYKVAKSLVKFQRDFLDRGIEYLKPLVLRDIAEDIGMHESTISRVTTNKYMQTPQGLYELKYFFNSGISTNEGDFIASESVKNKIKEIVDAEDQRKPYSDQRLAELLSAHNINIAQRTVTKYREMLRIGSSSERKKHF
- the rapZ gene encoding RNase adapter RapZ; translation: MRILIITGLSGSGKSTAVRALEDEGFFCQDNLPVMLFPTFVELVDKAKERVRDVALVMDIRGRDFHAGYEKVFQEISEAGHFVEILFFDATDEVLIRRFSETRRRHPAMESGSVPEGIRYEREQLAGLRRLATMIIDTSELNVHQLRELVISHVKGNHGGREMTIHLQSFGYRYGIPLESDLVMDVRFLPNPYFVPELKEFSGLNPNVRDYVLKYEETRIFLNKFKEMLEFLLPGYRREGKSYLTVSIGCTGGRHRSVVITEEMRDFFRTKQLNLNVSHRDMKKGLEK
- the kdsA gene encoding 3-deoxy-8-phosphooctulonate synthase, which translates into the protein MVKEISVGNVKIGGDRPLVLIAGPCVIENEVATMRCAERLMTICNGVSIPLIFKASYDKANRTSVNSFRGPGMKDGLKILKKVKEALGVPVLSDIHSIEQVEPAAEVLDVVQIPAFLCRQTDLVVAAARSGKVVNIKKGQFLAPWDMENVAGKAVSTGNDNIILTERGVSFGYNNLVSDMRSFPILRKIGYPVVFDATHSVQLPGGLGGSSGGQREFVEYLGRAAVATGIDGIFMEVHDDPEKALCDGPNSVKLEDLPALLKKLKAIDAIVK
- the hpf gene encoding ribosome hibernation-promoting factor, HPF/YfiA family, which produces MQITTTFRHMEPSDPLKSYAEEKLERVKKYIDEPIVAQVFLTVEKIRHSAEVTITAKGITMKASEETNDMYAAVDAVVDKIERQLRRYKERIKAHKPATDTRERLVQKSIVEAESIEQQREPVIIRTKTFSLKPMSVEEAVMQMDLLHKDFLVYTEAATENINVIYRRKDGNYGLIEPNKE